A window from Enterocloster bolteae encodes these proteins:
- a CDS encoding GrdX family protein: MYIVVTNNVKCRDRYQDKLKVDFLENGSYIDVLIKVRNYIHKGYRLETHPMAGSLKPNQIPYKTIIISDSEVEKEEFYQFEMVMENSIQSCEKFMKDRRTPDWPENILEDFRDVDLSLIEGAVKKIIYKEE, from the coding sequence ATGTACATCGTAGTGACAAACAACGTGAAGTGCAGGGACAGATATCAGGACAAATTAAAAGTGGACTTCCTGGAAAACGGTTCCTACATTGATGTGTTAATCAAGGTGAGAAACTATATACATAAAGGTTATCGCCTGGAAACCCATCCTATGGCAGGGAGCCTGAAGCCTAACCAGATTCCTTACAAAACAATCATAATTTCCGACTCTGAGGTTGAAAAAGAAGAATTTTACCAGTTTGAGATGGTGATGGAGAACAGTATTCAGTCCTGTGAGAAATTCATGAAGGACAGACGGACTCCTGATTGGCCGGAAAATATACTGGAAGACTTCAGGGACGTGGATTTATCCTTGATTGAAGGAGCTGTAAAAAAAATAATATACAAGGAGGAGTGA
- a CDS encoding glycine/sarcosine/betaine reductase component B subunit, with product MKLELGCVQINDIQFASESKVENGTIYVNAEELKALLLEDENLKSVELEIAKPGESVRIMPVKDVIEPRVKVNGGGNLFPGVISKVETVGSGRTNVLKGSAVVTTGKIVGFQEGIIDMCGEGAKYTPFSQLNNLVVVCEPIDGLAKHAHEKAVRFAGLKAADYIGKLAKDVEPDEVKVYETCSVKEGIEKYPELPRVAYVLMLQSQGLMHDTYVYGVDMKQSLPTILNPTELMDGAILSGNCVSACDKNTTYHHLNNPVIADLFEQHGKTLNFVGVIITNENVYLADKMRSSDWTSKLCEFLGVDGAIVSQEGFGNPDTDLIMNCKKIEAKGVKTVIITDEYAGRDGASQSLADADASANAVVTGGNANMVINLPAMDKVIGYPEVADIIAGGFDGSLQKDGSIVAELQVITGATNEMGFNKLSAR from the coding sequence ATGAAACTTGAGTTGGGGTGCGTTCAGATTAACGACATTCAGTTTGCATCGGAATCAAAAGTGGAAAACGGAACTATTTATGTTAATGCAGAAGAGTTGAAGGCACTTTTGTTGGAAGATGAAAACCTGAAGTCCGTTGAGCTGGAGATTGCAAAACCAGGAGAGAGTGTCCGTATCATGCCAGTAAAGGACGTGATCGAGCCACGTGTAAAAGTCAACGGAGGTGGAAACTTATTCCCAGGCGTTATTTCCAAGGTGGAGACAGTGGGAAGCGGAAGGACCAACGTATTAAAGGGTTCCGCAGTTGTTACCACAGGTAAGATTGTTGGCTTCCAGGAAGGTATCATCGACATGTGCGGCGAGGGAGCTAAGTACACACCATTCTCCCAGTTAAACAACCTGGTTGTTGTATGCGAGCCAATTGACGGACTTGCAAAGCATGCTCATGAGAAGGCTGTCAGATTCGCAGGCCTGAAGGCTGCTGATTATATCGGCAAGCTGGCTAAGGACGTAGAGCCTGATGAAGTTAAGGTATATGAGACCTGTTCCGTTAAAGAAGGAATTGAAAAGTATCCTGAGCTTCCAAGAGTAGCTTACGTACTTATGCTTCAGAGCCAGGGCCTGATGCATGATACATATGTATACGGAGTAGATATGAAGCAGTCCCTGCCAACCATCTTAAACCCAACCGAATTAATGGATGGTGCTATCTTAAGCGGTAACTGCGTATCTGCATGCGATAAGAACACAACCTATCATCACCTTAACAATCCTGTTATCGCAGACTTATTTGAACAGCACGGAAAGACCCTGAACTTTGTAGGTGTAATCATCACCAACGAGAACGTATACCTTGCTGACAAGATGCGTTCTTCTGACTGGACATCCAAACTTTGCGAGTTCTTAGGCGTTGACGGCGCTATCGTTTCCCAGGAGGGCTTCGGTAACCCAGATACTGACCTTATCATGAACTGCAAGAAAATTGAAGCAAAAGGCGTTAAGACTGTTATCATCACAGATGAGTACGCAGGCCGCGACGGTGCTTCCCAGTCCTTAGCAGATGCAGATGCAAGCGCTAATGCTGTTGTTACAGGCGGAAACGCAAACATGGTCATCAACTTACCGGCAATGGATAAAGTAATCGGATATCCTGAGGTTGCTGATATCATTGCAGGCGGATTCGACGGAAGCTTACAGAAAGACGGTTCCATTGTTGCTGAGCTTCAGGTAATCACAGGAGCAACAAATGAGATGGGCTTCAATAAATTAAGTGCCAGATAG